The Brachyhypopomus gauderio isolate BG-103 chromosome 7, BGAUD_0.2, whole genome shotgun sequence genome has a window encoding:
- the mink1 gene encoding misshapen-like kinase 1 isoform X6, whose translation MTENAPTRSLDDIDLAALRDPAGIFELVEVVGNGTYGQVYKGRHVKTGQLAAIKVMDVTEEEEEEIKAEINMLKKYSHHRNIATYYGAFVKKSPPGHDDQLWLVMEFCGAGSVTDLVKNTKGNSLKEDWIAYICREILRGLSHLHAHKVIHRDIKGQNVLLTENAEVKLVDFGVSAQLDRTVGRRNTFIGTPYWMAPEVIACDENPDSTYDYRSDIWSLGITAIEMAEGAPPLCDMHPMRALFLIPRNPPPKLKSKKWSKKFIDFIEGCLVKTYQSRPSTEQLLKHSFIRDQPTERQVRIQLKDHIDRTRKKRGEKEETEYEYSGSDEEDENRGDERESSSSILNVPGESTLRRDFLRLQQENKERSEALKRQQAQLAAQRRDPEEHKRQLLHDRQKRIEEQKEQRRRLEEQQRKEREMVRQQEKAPHRRLDDMRREEDRRMAEREQEFIRHKLEEEQRQLEILQQQLLQEQALLMEYKRKQLEEQRQSERLQRQLQQEHAYLVSLQQQQQQQQQQDKKPLYHYSKNLDNNKPAWAREVEERSKLNRQGSPKICTTVSDTNIQSRSDSISQSGAVQAAQTPPMQRPVEPQGGQGKDPSPTPTPRPLHSRELVRQNSDPTSESPAPQQRPMRDDHGPWIRLPEIEQPPKIPQRTASIATALNTNLSSGIRHPVRASNPDLSRNDRWERGESINLSNLPQTGSLERHRILSSSKMDSSPILSHDGRHKPGESRTSSRPSRPASYKRAIGEDHGLYSKERAEEQPRPPVKANDYSSSSESSESSEESESGEGAEEESPSDRPRDADSDSINTMVVHEEEEGEGGEEERAGGYGDQTMLVQRTPEKRSHNGYTNLPDVVQPSHSPTDSASHSSPGKDSTYDYQSRGMVKASGKTSFTTFVDLGMYQPSGGTGDNMSVGGLGSRFDQLKLEVRKGSMVNVNPTNTRPVSDTPEIRKYKKRFNSEILCAALWGVNLLVGTENGLKLLDRSGQGKVYPLINSRRFQQMDVLEGLNLLITISGKKNKVRVYYLAWLRNKILHNDPEVEKKQGWTTVGEMEGCVHYKVVKYERIKFLVIALKNAVEVYAWAPKPYHKFMAFKSFTDLPHKPQLVDLTVEEGQRLKVIYGSSAGFHAIDVDSGNNYDIYIPVHIQSQVFPHAIVFLPSSDGMEMLLCYEDEGVYVNTYGRIIKDVVLQWGEMPTSVAHICSNQIMGWGEKAIEIRSVETGHLDGVFMHKRAQRLKFLCERNDKVFFASVRSGGSSQVYFMTLNRNCIMNW comes from the exons GACCCAGCTGGCATCTTTGAGCTGGTGGAGGTTGTTGGGAACGGCACCTATGGACAGGTGTACAAG ggGCGGCATGTAAAAACAGGCCAGCTGGCGGCCATTAAGGTGATGGATGtcactgaggaagaggaggaggagatcaaAGCTGAGATCAACATGCTGAAGAAGTACAGTCATCACCGCAACATCGCCACGTACTACGGCGCCTTCGTCAAGAAGAGCCCCCCCGGCCACGACGACCAGCTCTGG ctGGTGATGGAGTTCTGTGGTGCTGGCTCAGTGACAGACCTGGTGAAGAACACCAAAGGAAACTCACTTAAGGAGGACTGGATCGCTTATATCTGCAGAGAAATCCTAcga GGCCTGTCTCATCTCCATGCACATAAGGTCATCCACAGAGACATCAAAGGCCAAAATGTTCTGCTTACTGAGAATGCGGAGGTCAAACTTg tgGATTTTGGGGTAAGTGCTCAGCTGGACCGCACTGTGGGGAGGAGGAACACCTTCATTGGTACACCTTACTGGATGGCACCTGAAGTCATTGCTTGTGATGAAAACCCAGACTCCACCTACGACTACAGG AGTGACATCTGGTCTCTGGGAATCACAGCTATAGAGATGGCAGAGGGGGCACCCC cactGTGTGACATGCACCCAATGAGAGCCCTATTCCTGATCCCACGGAACCCTCCTCCCAAACTCAAGTCCAAGAAATG GTCGAAGAAGTTCATCGACTTCATCGAGGGCTGCCTGGTGAAGACGTACCAGAGCCGGCCGTCGACGGAGCAGCTGCTGAAACACTCCTTCATCCGGGACCAGCCCACCGAGCGCCAGGTGCGCATACAGCTGAAGGACCACATCGACCGCACGCGCAAGAAACGGGGAGAGAAGG aGGAGACAGAGTACGAATACAGCGGCAGTGACGAGGAAGACGAGAACCGCGGGGACGAGAGGGAGTCCAG CAGCTCCATCCTGAACGTCCCGGGGGAGTCCACGCTGCGTCGGGACTTCCTGCGTCTGCAGCAGGAGAACAAGGAGCGCTCGGAGGCCCTGAAGCGCCAGCAGGCCCAGCTAGCAGCTCAGCGCCGCGACCCGGAGGAACACAAACGCCAGCTGCTCCACGACCGGCAGAAACGCATCGAGGAGCAGAAGGAGCAGCGCCGACGCCTGGAGGAG cAACAGAGGAAGGAGCGTGAGATGGTCAGGCAGCAGGAGAAGGCCCCGCACCGACGTCTCGACGATATGAGGCGAGAGGAGGACCGCAGGATGGCCGAGAGAGAGCAG gagtttATAAGGCACAAGCTGGAAGAGGAGCAGAGGCAGTTGGAGATCCTCCAGCAGCAGCTGTTACAGGAGCAGGCTCTGCTCATg gaGTACAAGCGGAAGCAGCTGGAGGAGCAGAGACAGTCTGAGCGTCTGCAGCGTCAGCTCCAGCAGGAACACGCCTACCTCGTCTccctacaacaacaacaacaacaacaacaacaacaggacaagaAACCCCTCTACCACTACAGCAAGAACCTGGACAACAACAAACCAGCCTGGGCCAGAGAg GTAGAGGAGAGGAGTAAACTGAACAGGCAGGGCTCTCCCAAGATCTGTACCACCGTCTCTGACACAAACATCCAATCACGCTCCGACTCCATCAGCCAATCAGGAGCTGTGCAGGCTGCACAGACTCCGCCCATGCAGAGACCTGTTGAACCCCAGGGTGGCCagggcaag gacccctcccccacccccacgccCCGCCCATTACACTCCCGCGAGCTCGTCCGCCAGAACTCCGACCCCACCTCCGAGAGCCCCGCCCCTCAACAGCGCCCAATGAGGGACGACCACGGCCCCTGGATCCGCCTTCCTGAAATTGAGCAGCCTCCAAAA ATTCCTCAGAGAACAGCGTCTATAGCTACGGCTCTCAACACTAACCTGTCGTCTGGCATCAGACATCCAGTGCGAGCCAG TAATCCCGATCTGAGCCGCAATGACCGCTGGGAAAGAGGAGAGAGCATAAACCTGTCCAACCTGCCTCAGACCGGATCGCTAGAGAGACATCGCATcctca GCTCGTCCAAAATGGACTCTTCTCCAATTCTCTCTCACGATGGACGTCACAAACCTGGAGAGTCCCGCACCTCCTCCAGACCAAGCAGACCAGCG AGCTATAAGAGAGCAATAGGAGAG gaccaCGGGCTGTACTCTAAGGAGCGGGCGGAGGAGCAGCCCCGCCCACCGGTGAAGGCCAACGactactcctcttcctcagagaGCAGTGAGAGcagtgaagagagtgagagtggtgagggagcagaggaggagagtcccagtgaccg ACCTCGAGATGCAGACTCTGACTCCATCAACACCATGGTGGTccacgaggaagaggagggtgaagggggagaggaagagcggGCCGGAGGATACGGTGACCAGACCATGCTGGTCCAGAGG actcCAGAGAAGCGCAGTCATAACGGCTACACTAACCTACCTGACGTGGTGCAGCCCTCCCACTCCCCCACTGACTCCGCCTCCCACTCCTCCCCCGGGAAAGACTCCACCTATGAC TACCAGTCCAGGGGGATGGTGAAGGCATCTGGGAAAACCTCCTTCACCACATTTGTGGATCTCGGAATGTACCAACCGTCCGGGGGGACGGGGGACAACATGTCTGTGGGAG gtctgggCTCGCGGTTTGATCAGCTCAAGCTGGAGGTGAGGAAGGGGTCCATGGTTAACGTGAACCCCACTAACACACGACCCGTCAGCGACACCCCCGAGATCCGCAAATACAAGAAGAGGTTCAACTCCGAGATTCTCTGCGCTGCACTGTGGG gtgtgaACCTCCTGGTAGGAACAGAGAATGGCCTGAAGCTTCTGGATCGCAGTGGTCAGGGGAAGGTCTACCCACTCATCAACTCACGCAGGTTCCAGCAGATGGACGTGCTCGAAGGTCTTAACCTGCTCATCACTATATcag ggaAGAAGAATAAGGTGAGAGTGTATTACCTGGCCTGGCTGAGGAACAAGATCCTCCATAATGACCCGGAGGTGGAGAAGAAGCAGGGCTGGACCACCGTAGGGGAGATGGAGGGCTGTGTGCACTACAAAGTGG TGAAGTACGAGCGTATTAAGTTTCTGGTGATCGCTCTGAAGAACGCAGTAGAGGTTTACGCCTGGGCTCCAAAACCCTACCACAAGTTCATGGCCTTCAAG TCATTCACTGACCTGCCTCATAAACCTCAGCTGGTTGATCTGACGGTGGAGGAAGGTCAAAGGTTAAAGGTCATCTATGGGTCGAGCGCTGGTTTCCATGCCATCGACGTTGATTCTGGAAACAATTACGACATCTACATTCCGGTTCAT ATCCAGTCTCAGGTGTTTCCGCACGCGATCGTTTTCCTGCCCAGTTCTGACGGTATGGAGATGTTGCTGTGTTACGAGGACGAGGGCGTCTACGTCAACACGTATGGACGCATCATCAAAGACGTGGTCCTGCAGTGGGGAGAGATGCCCACCTCCGTGG cccacATCTGTTCTAACCAGATCATGGGCTGGGGAGAGAAGGCTATTGAGATCCGCTCAGTGGAGACGGGACACCTGGACGGGGTCTTCATGCACAAGAGAGCACAGAGACTCAAGTTCCTCTGTGAGAGGAATGACAAG GTGTTCTTTGCGTCTGTGCGCTCTGGAGGGAGCAGTCAGGTGTACTTCATGACCCTGAACAGAAACTGCATCATGAACTGGTGA
- the mink1 gene encoding misshapen-like kinase 1 isoform X7, giving the protein MTENAPTRSLDDIDLAALRDPAGIFELVEVVGNGTYGQVYKGRHVKTGQLAAIKVMDVTEEEEEEIKAEINMLKKYSHHRNIATYYGAFVKKSPPGHDDQLWLVMEFCGAGSVTDLVKNTKGNSLKEDWIAYICREILRGLSHLHAHKVIHRDIKGQNVLLTENAEVKLVDFGVSAQLDRTVGRRNTFIGTPYWMAPEVIACDENPDSTYDYRSDIWSLGITAIEMAEGAPPLCDMHPMRALFLIPRNPPPKLKSKKWSKKFIDFIEGCLVKTYQSRPSTEQLLKHSFIRDQPTERQVRIQLKDHIDRTRKKRGEKEETEYEYSGSDEEDENRGDERESSSILNVPGESTLRRDFLRLQQENKERSEALKRQQAQLAAQRRDPEEHKRQLLHDRQKRIEEQKEQRRRLEEQQRKEREMVRQQEKAPHRRLDDMRREEDRRMAEREQEYKRKQLEEQRQSERLQRQLQQEHAYLVSLQQQQQQQQQQDKKPLYHYSKNLDNNKPAWAREVEERSKLNRQGSPKICTTVSDTNIQSRSDSISQSGAVQAAQTPPMQRPVEPQGGQGKFQMAHLVPLKPYAAPVPRSQSLCDQPTKTMSAFPTQDPSPTPTPRPLHSRELVRQNSDPTSESPAPQQRPMRDDHGPWIRLPEIEQPPKIPQRTASIATALNTNLSSGIRHPVRASNPDLSRNDRWERGESINLSNLPQTGSLERHRILSSSKMDSSPILSHDGRHKPGESRTSSRPSRPADHGLYSKERAEEQPRPPVKANDYSSSSESSESSEESESGEGAEEESPSDRPRDADSDSINTMVVHEEEEGEGGEEERAGGYGDQTMLVQRTPEKRSHNGYTNLPDVVQPSHSPTDSASHSSPGKDSTYDYQSRGMVKASGKTSFTTFVDLGMYQPSGGTGDNMSVGGLGSRFDQLKLEVRKGSMVNVNPTNTRPVSDTPEIRKYKKRFNSEILCAALWGVNLLVGTENGLKLLDRSGQGKVYPLINSRRFQQMDVLEGLNLLITISGKKNKVRVYYLAWLRNKILHNDPEVEKKQGWTTVGEMEGCVHYKVVKYERIKFLVIALKNAVEVYAWAPKPYHKFMAFKSFTDLPHKPQLVDLTVEEGQRLKVIYGSSAGFHAIDVDSGNNYDIYIPVHIQSQVFPHAIVFLPSSDGMEMLLCYEDEGVYVNTYGRIIKDVVLQWGEMPTSVAHICSNQIMGWGEKAIEIRSVETGHLDGVFMHKRAQRLKFLCERNDKVFFASVRSGGSSQVYFMTLNRNCIMNW; this is encoded by the exons GACCCAGCTGGCATCTTTGAGCTGGTGGAGGTTGTTGGGAACGGCACCTATGGACAGGTGTACAAG ggGCGGCATGTAAAAACAGGCCAGCTGGCGGCCATTAAGGTGATGGATGtcactgaggaagaggaggaggagatcaaAGCTGAGATCAACATGCTGAAGAAGTACAGTCATCACCGCAACATCGCCACGTACTACGGCGCCTTCGTCAAGAAGAGCCCCCCCGGCCACGACGACCAGCTCTGG ctGGTGATGGAGTTCTGTGGTGCTGGCTCAGTGACAGACCTGGTGAAGAACACCAAAGGAAACTCACTTAAGGAGGACTGGATCGCTTATATCTGCAGAGAAATCCTAcga GGCCTGTCTCATCTCCATGCACATAAGGTCATCCACAGAGACATCAAAGGCCAAAATGTTCTGCTTACTGAGAATGCGGAGGTCAAACTTg tgGATTTTGGGGTAAGTGCTCAGCTGGACCGCACTGTGGGGAGGAGGAACACCTTCATTGGTACACCTTACTGGATGGCACCTGAAGTCATTGCTTGTGATGAAAACCCAGACTCCACCTACGACTACAGG AGTGACATCTGGTCTCTGGGAATCACAGCTATAGAGATGGCAGAGGGGGCACCCC cactGTGTGACATGCACCCAATGAGAGCCCTATTCCTGATCCCACGGAACCCTCCTCCCAAACTCAAGTCCAAGAAATG GTCGAAGAAGTTCATCGACTTCATCGAGGGCTGCCTGGTGAAGACGTACCAGAGCCGGCCGTCGACGGAGCAGCTGCTGAAACACTCCTTCATCCGGGACCAGCCCACCGAGCGCCAGGTGCGCATACAGCTGAAGGACCACATCGACCGCACGCGCAAGAAACGGGGAGAGAAGG aGGAGACAGAGTACGAATACAGCGGCAGTGACGAGGAAGACGAGAACCGCGGGGACGAGAGGGAGTCCAG CTCCATCCTGAACGTCCCGGGGGAGTCCACGCTGCGTCGGGACTTCCTGCGTCTGCAGCAGGAGAACAAGGAGCGCTCGGAGGCCCTGAAGCGCCAGCAGGCCCAGCTAGCAGCTCAGCGCCGCGACCCGGAGGAACACAAACGCCAGCTGCTCCACGACCGGCAGAAACGCATCGAGGAGCAGAAGGAGCAGCGCCGACGCCTGGAGGAG cAACAGAGGAAGGAGCGTGAGATGGTCAGGCAGCAGGAGAAGGCCCCGCACCGACGTCTCGACGATATGAGGCGAGAGGAGGACCGCAGGATGGCCGAGAGAGAGCAG gaGTACAAGCGGAAGCAGCTGGAGGAGCAGAGACAGTCTGAGCGTCTGCAGCGTCAGCTCCAGCAGGAACACGCCTACCTCGTCTccctacaacaacaacaacaacaacaacaacaacaggacaagaAACCCCTCTACCACTACAGCAAGAACCTGGACAACAACAAACCAGCCTGGGCCAGAGAg GTAGAGGAGAGGAGTAAACTGAACAGGCAGGGCTCTCCCAAGATCTGTACCACCGTCTCTGACACAAACATCCAATCACGCTCCGACTCCATCAGCCAATCAGGAGCTGTGCAGGCTGCACAGACTCCGCCCATGCAGAGACCTGTTGAACCCCAGGGTGGCCagggcaag TTCCAGATGGCGCACCTGGTGCCCCTGAAGCCGTACGCTGCGCCCGTGCCCCGCTCCCAGTCCCTGTGTGACCAGCCCACTAAGACCATGTCTGCCTTCCCAACCCaggacccctcccccacccccacgccCCGCCCATTACACTCCCGCGAGCTCGTCCGCCAGAACTCCGACCCCACCTCCGAGAGCCCCGCCCCTCAACAGCGCCCAATGAGGGACGACCACGGCCCCTGGATCCGCCTTCCTGAAATTGAGCAGCCTCCAAAA ATTCCTCAGAGAACAGCGTCTATAGCTACGGCTCTCAACACTAACCTGTCGTCTGGCATCAGACATCCAGTGCGAGCCAG TAATCCCGATCTGAGCCGCAATGACCGCTGGGAAAGAGGAGAGAGCATAAACCTGTCCAACCTGCCTCAGACCGGATCGCTAGAGAGACATCGCATcctca GCTCGTCCAAAATGGACTCTTCTCCAATTCTCTCTCACGATGGACGTCACAAACCTGGAGAGTCCCGCACCTCCTCCAGACCAAGCAGACCAGCG gaccaCGGGCTGTACTCTAAGGAGCGGGCGGAGGAGCAGCCCCGCCCACCGGTGAAGGCCAACGactactcctcttcctcagagaGCAGTGAGAGcagtgaagagagtgagagtggtgagggagcagaggaggagagtcccagtgaccg ACCTCGAGATGCAGACTCTGACTCCATCAACACCATGGTGGTccacgaggaagaggagggtgaagggggagaggaagagcggGCCGGAGGATACGGTGACCAGACCATGCTGGTCCAGAGG actcCAGAGAAGCGCAGTCATAACGGCTACACTAACCTACCTGACGTGGTGCAGCCCTCCCACTCCCCCACTGACTCCGCCTCCCACTCCTCCCCCGGGAAAGACTCCACCTATGAC TACCAGTCCAGGGGGATGGTGAAGGCATCTGGGAAAACCTCCTTCACCACATTTGTGGATCTCGGAATGTACCAACCGTCCGGGGGGACGGGGGACAACATGTCTGTGGGAG gtctgggCTCGCGGTTTGATCAGCTCAAGCTGGAGGTGAGGAAGGGGTCCATGGTTAACGTGAACCCCACTAACACACGACCCGTCAGCGACACCCCCGAGATCCGCAAATACAAGAAGAGGTTCAACTCCGAGATTCTCTGCGCTGCACTGTGGG gtgtgaACCTCCTGGTAGGAACAGAGAATGGCCTGAAGCTTCTGGATCGCAGTGGTCAGGGGAAGGTCTACCCACTCATCAACTCACGCAGGTTCCAGCAGATGGACGTGCTCGAAGGTCTTAACCTGCTCATCACTATATcag ggaAGAAGAATAAGGTGAGAGTGTATTACCTGGCCTGGCTGAGGAACAAGATCCTCCATAATGACCCGGAGGTGGAGAAGAAGCAGGGCTGGACCACCGTAGGGGAGATGGAGGGCTGTGTGCACTACAAAGTGG TGAAGTACGAGCGTATTAAGTTTCTGGTGATCGCTCTGAAGAACGCAGTAGAGGTTTACGCCTGGGCTCCAAAACCCTACCACAAGTTCATGGCCTTCAAG TCATTCACTGACCTGCCTCATAAACCTCAGCTGGTTGATCTGACGGTGGAGGAAGGTCAAAGGTTAAAGGTCATCTATGGGTCGAGCGCTGGTTTCCATGCCATCGACGTTGATTCTGGAAACAATTACGACATCTACATTCCGGTTCAT ATCCAGTCTCAGGTGTTTCCGCACGCGATCGTTTTCCTGCCCAGTTCTGACGGTATGGAGATGTTGCTGTGTTACGAGGACGAGGGCGTCTACGTCAACACGTATGGACGCATCATCAAAGACGTGGTCCTGCAGTGGGGAGAGATGCCCACCTCCGTGG cccacATCTGTTCTAACCAGATCATGGGCTGGGGAGAGAAGGCTATTGAGATCCGCTCAGTGGAGACGGGACACCTGGACGGGGTCTTCATGCACAAGAGAGCACAGAGACTCAAGTTCCTCTGTGAGAGGAATGACAAG GTGTTCTTTGCGTCTGTGCGCTCTGGAGGGAGCAGTCAGGTGTACTTCATGACCCTGAACAGAAACTGCATCATGAACTGGTGA